The following proteins are encoded in a genomic region of Glycine max cultivar Williams 82 chromosome 18, Glycine_max_v4.0, whole genome shotgun sequence:
- the LOC102660067 gene encoding uncharacterized protein — protein MKKLSSTSSHASPSSLSTTSLDPTMCTSKSTTSGCLTAILRKILCSDGLPRDQIRELDSSNAMLSGKDQNLKAKQNTEIDTTTTTTSATSIITTTTTPGIVARLMGLETIEIPCGSKPNSLSRSRSMNSVDYLGVCNGMEEVLHKRVKSTLSFREAPTFLLHESDKFLELNFEGEGGEGREFKSNGRKREPGCAELKQKVRSERGELRENKREKVCDEKVLIEKGKLGKKRVSDVSSGSVGSGGKLQEITNTLHPSKASSEKKKCFDDYEAVKLSQNMKCKEVAVGEKQKRRRKKKKTICQKENKIEVETKSEDSSPVSVLDFEREACATVGLSARRKLSPKLDNDQHLPVRSDGNLMIDDESKVEAIDNNKHEGSKKKEMNGQEYIDIWVEVCRIVEDELAESNKIHIWTNKQGDLGSISADFESEIFDHLLNELVDQLAGIH, from the exons ATGAAGAAGCTCTCATCAACTTCTTCTCATGCATCCCCATCTTCTTTATCCACCACAAGTTTGGACCCAACTATGTGCACCTCCAAAAGCACCACTTCAGGGTGTCTCACTGCTATCTTGCGCAAAATTCTTTGCTCTGATGGCCTTCCAAGGGACCAAATTAGAGAACTTGATTCATCAAATGCTATGTTGAGTGGCAAAGATCAAAACTTGAAGGCTAAGCAGAATACTGAGATcgatactactactactactacttctGCTACTAGtattattactactactactactcctGGGATAGTGGCGAGGTTAATGGGTTTGGAAACAATTGAGATACCTTGTGGATCAAAACCAAATTCACTTTCGCGTAGCAGATCCATGAATTCTGTGGACTATTTGGGAGTATGCAATGGAATGGAGGAGGTTCTGCATAAGAGGGTTAAGTCCACATTGTCTTTTAGGGAGGCTCCAACTTTTCTTCTACATGAAAGTGACAAGTTTTTGGAGCTAAATTTTGAAGGTGAAGGTGGTGAGGGTAGAGAATTCAAGTCCAATGGGAGAAAGAGGGAACCGGGTTGTGCAGAATTGAAGCAGAAAGTGCGATCAGAGAGAGGTGAGTTGAgggaaaacaaaagagaaaaagtgtGTGATGAGAAGGTTTTGATTGAGAAGGGGAAACTTGGAAAAAAAAGGGTCTCTGATGTGTCTAGTGGGAGTGTTGGAAGTGGTGGTAAGCTTCAAGAAATCACCAACACTTTGCATCCTTCCAAGGCTTCTTCTGAAAAGAAGAAGTGTTTTGATGATTATGAAGCAGTGAAATTGTCTCAGAACATGAAGTGCAAGGAAGTTGCGGTTGGTGAAAAgcagaagaggaggaggaaaaagaagaaaacaatttgtcagaaagaaaacaagatagAAGTTGAAACCAAGTCAGAAGATTCAAGCCCAGTTTCTGTCCTTGATTTTGAGCGTGAAGCTTGTGCAACAG TTGGTTTGAGTGCAAGAAGAAAATTGTCACCAAAGCTTGACAATGATCAGCACCTTCCTGTGAGATCTGATGGTAACTTGATGATTGATGATGAGAGTAAGGTTGAGGCAATTGACAACAACAAACATGAAGggtcaaagaaaaaagagatgaaTGGCCAGGAGTATATAGATATTTGGGTTGAAGTTTGCAGAATAGTTGAAGATGAATTGGCTGAATCAAATAAGATACATATATGGACCAATAAACAAGGTGATTTAGGTAGCATAAGTGCGGATTTTGAGTCAGAAATATTTGATCACTTGCTAAATGAGCTTGTGGATCAACTTGCTGGCATCCACTGA
- the LOC100787878 gene encoding zinc finger CCCH domain-containing protein 66 produces MCSGSKRKPSQTGLIMGDEYGRQEGLHHEISALLEFSAADDVRAFRDAVEKEGRDFDEVGLWYGRRVGSKVLCFEERTPLMIAAMFGSKSVLSYILGTGLVDVNRASGSDGATALHCAVAGGSSASLEIIKLLLDASADVSTVDANGNRSCDLIFSVSNGVFNSRKRILQAILEGADGIDEACLPFEEAVGQMEKQQQQDVDAFQVSKDGTEKKDYPVDLSLPDIKNGIYSSDEFRMYTFKVRPCSRAYSHDWTECPFVHPGENARRRDPRRYQYSCVPCPEFRKGSCSKGDACDYAHGIFECWLHPAQYKTRLCKETGCTRRVCFFAHNVEDLRPVYASTGSAMPSPRSYSVSTPSLDPFTLGSPSSLIPPASTPPLTPSRGSSPAGETMWHSQSHATVPTLQLPQSRLKSALNARDVELDMELLGIENHRLLMQQHLMMEGMAGLSSPSNWNNSMPNSPSVGDYTGEFNRLAGVQPTNLDDIFGSQIQYPARIQVHQNVNQQLRGYPSNPYNSSVIGSPSFRVDPSGTAATMPLNPRNAAFANRSQSFVEPNMVNIDSDFPSATSTAAEPSTFSGWGPSDGKLDWSIRGDELKKPSKSSSSGFLKQ; encoded by the coding sequence ATGTGCAGTGGTTCCAAGAGAAAACCTTCCCAAACTGGTTTAATAATGGGGGATGAGTATGGAAGACAAGAAGGGTTGCATCATGAAATTTCTGCTTTGCTCGAGTTTTCGGCCGCCGATGATGTAAGGGCTTTCAGAGATGCTGTTGAAAAAGAGGGTCGTGATTTTGATGAGGTGGGGTTGTGGTATGGAAGGAGGGTTGGCTCAAAGGTATTGTGTTTTGAAGAGAGGACCCCTCTTATGATTGCGGCCATGTTTGGAAGCAAAAGTGTGTTATCTTATATTCTTGGGACGGGTCTTGTTGATGTTAACCGGGCTAGTGGGTCAGATGGGGCTACTGCCCTTCATTGTGCTGTCGCTGGGGGTTCTTCTGCCTCCCTTGAAATCATCAAGCTTTTGCTCGATGCATCGGCAGATGTTAGTACTGTTGATGCCAATGGGAACAGGTCGTGCGACTTGATTTTCTCGGTGTCTAATGGTGTATTCAATTCAAGAAAGAGGATACTACAAGCCATACTAGAAGGTGCAGATGGTATTGATGAGGCTTGCCTTCCATTTGAGGAAGCGGTTGGCCAAATGGAGAAACAGCAACAGCAAGATGTAGATGCATTTCAGGTTTCCAAAGATGGGACTGAGAAGAAAGATTATCCGGTTGACCTCTCTCTTCCAGACATAAAAAATGGGATATATAGCTCAGATGAGTTTAGGATGTATACATTCAAAGTGAGGCCTTGTTCAAGAGCTTATTCTCACGATTGGACTGAGTGCCCCTTTGTTCATCCTGGGGAAAATGCAAGGCGCCGTGATCCAAGGAGATATCAATATAGCTGTGTCCCTTGCCCCGAGTTTCGAAAGGGATCCTGCAGCAAGGGGGATGCCTGTGATTATGCACATGGTATTTTTGAGTGCTGGCTTCACCCTGCGCAATATAAAACACGGCTTTGCAAGGAGACAGGATGCACCAGAAGAGTTTGTTTCTTTGCTCACAATGTGGAGGATCTCCGCCCCGTGTATGCTTCCACTGGTTCTGCTATGCCTTCGCCCAGATCATATTCTGTTAGTACTCCTTCGTTGGACCCTTTCACACTGGGTTCTCCATCTTCCTTGATACCACCTGCCTCAACCCCACCTTTGACTCCATCCAGAGGTTCTTCTCCTGCGGGTGAAACCATGTGGCACTCTCAGTCTCATGCTACAGTTCCTACCCTTCAGCTGCCCCAAAGCAGATTGAAATCTGCACTAAATGCTAGAGATGTTGAATTGGATATGGAATTGCTTGGAATTGAAAATCATAGACTTTTGATGCAGCAGCACCTAATGATGGAGGGGATGGCTGGTCTTTCATCACCTTCTAACTGGAATAACTCCATGCCTAATAGTCCATCAGTTGGTGATTATACCGGGGAGTTCAATAGGCTTGCAGGAGTGCAACCTACTAACCTCGACGACATTTTTGGGTCTCAGATACAGTATCCAGCCAGAATTCAAGTGCATCAAAATGTGAATCAGCAACTGAGAGGCTATCCTTCCAACCCTTACAATTCAAGTGTGATTGGATCACCCTCATTCAGGGTTGATCCATCTGGGACTGCAGCCACAATGCCTTTGAATCCAAGAAATGCTGCCTTTGCTAATCGGAGCCAGAGCTTTGTTGAGCCTAATATGGTTAACATTGATTCTGACTTTCCTTCTGCTACCTCTACTGCTGCTGAGCCTTCTACCTTCTCTGGTTGGGGTCCCTCTGATGGCAAGTTAGATTGGTCCATCCGTGGCGATGAACTAAAAAAGCCGAGCAAATCTTCTTCTTCTGGATTTTTGAAGCAGTAG
- the LOC100776148 gene encoding protein SMAX1-LIKE 6 produces the protein MPTPVSTARQCLTDEAARALDDAVSVARRRSHAQTTSLHAVSALLSLPSASLRDACSRCRSCSYSPRLQLRALELSVGVSLDRLPTTKSSGGGGGGEEGPPVSNSLMAAIKRSQANQRRHPDSFHLMQMMQQQQQTTSLLKVELKHFILSILDDPIVSRVFAEAGFRSYDIKLALLQPPPPPSRIFSRLTPPVFLCNLEPVQTGSFQPGSRLDENCRRIVEVVARKTKRNPLLMGVYAKTSLRSFVEVVKNGKGGVLPCELNGLSVVSVEKEIGEFLREGGRGEKIFEHVSRLVEQCGAGVVVCFGEIEVFVGGNNEEGDVGFVVSQLTRLLGIHGGKVWLLGVAGTSEAYSKFLRLFPTVDKDWDLHLLTMTSATPSMEGLYPKSSLMGSFVPFGGFFSTPSEFKSPLSCTNASSLSRCDSCNEKCEQEVADILKVGPATSASGYSSTSLPWLQKVNVDSDRRLDVAKTNEENTSLNKKIFGLQRKWSDICQRLHQNRSLPEFDITKARFQATSHEGFQFGPGSSSKGPLHSEIQYPNQISYMSKVSQSAFPFKQILPVSVPFDTVSITDEADHIPKVSKSHMHGTWISPSPKANMSLLDPTTSSSLTPVTTDLGLGTIYTSAAHEPDTPKLSDHKKPLHHLSDSLSTDFDAMNESTSHQIARSSSCSGPNLEGRFETVDFKSFYHLLTEKVGWQDEAIYAINRTVSRCRSCAGKRSSGSHVRADIWLAFLGPDRLGKRKVASALAEILFGNKQSLITVDLSSQDRSYPTNSIFEFQNTYCHDVLMRKTVLDYVAGELSKKPHSVVFLENVDQADFLVQNSLFQAIKTGKFPYSHGREISINNAMFIVTSSVFKGSGSFSLEGDPKMFPEERILEAKRCQMQLSLGHASEDAKRSGCTNVKVAQRKGTSKTTFLNKRKLIESGDSKEKASCKTLKQVGEASRSYLDLNMPLEEVEEGNNYNDYESDAWLNDLCDQVDEKVVFKPFNFDSIAEKVIKSIDTQFQKMLGSEFILEIEYEVMTQILAAAWLSDKKKAVEDWVEHVLGRSLAEAHQKYRFVPEFVMKLVNCERIFLEEQSPGVCLPARINLN, from the exons ATGCCGACGCCGGTTAGCACCGCGAGGCAATGCCTGACGGATGAGGCGGCGCGTGCTCTCGACGACGCCGTCTCCGTCGCCCGCCGCCGCAGTCACGCCCAGACCACCTCCCTCCACGCCGTCTCCGCCCTCCTCTCCCTCCCCTCTGCCTCCCTCCGCGACGCCTGCTCCCGCTGCCGCAGCTGCTCCTACTCCCCCCGCCTCCAGCTCCGCGCCCTGGAACTCTCCGTCGGCGTCTCCCTGGACCGCCTCCCCACCACCAAATCctccggcggcggcggcggtggcGAAGAAGGCCCTCCCGTCTCAAACTCCCTCATGGCCGCCATCAAGCGCTCCCAAGCCAACCAGCGGCGGCACCCCGACAGCTTCCACCTGATGCAGATGATGCAGCAGCAACAGCAAACGACGTCGTTGCTCAAAGTCGAACTCAAACACTTCATTCTCTCTATCCTCGACGACCCTATAGTGAGTCGCGTCTTCGCCGAAGCCGGTTTCCGAAGCTACGACATCAAGCTCGCCCTCCTCCAACCCCCTCCCCCACCCTCCAGAATCTTCTCTCGCCTAACCCCACCGGTTTTCCTCTGCAACCTCGAACCGGTTCAAACCGGTTCCTTCCAACCCGGTTCGCGCCTTGACGAGAATTGCCGCAGAATCGTCGAGGTAGTCGcgagaaaaacaaaaaggaaccCTCTTTTGATGGGGGTTTATGCCAAAACCTCTCTCAGGAGCTTCGTTGAAGTTGTGAAGAATGGTAAAGGTGGAGTCTTGCCTTGTGAACTAAACGGTTTGAGCGTGGTTTCGGTGGAAAAGGAGATTGGGGAGTTTCTTAGGGAAGGTGGGAGGGGTGAGAAGATTTTTGAGCATGTGAGTCGTTTGGTGGAGCAGTGTGGTGCTGGGGTTGTGGTGTGTTTCGGGGAAATTGAGGTTTTTGTTGGGGGGAATAATGAAGAGGGTGATGTTGGGTTTGTGGTTTCGCAACTGACGAGGTTGTTGGGGATTCATGGAGGGAAGGTGTGGTTGTTGGGGGTGGCGGGAACATCTGAGGCCTATTCTAAGTTCCTGAGGTTGTTTCCTACTGTGGACAAGGATTGGGATCTGCATCTTCTGACCATGACCTCTGCCACCCCTTCCATGGAAGGACTCTACCCTAAGTCCAG CTTGATGGGGTCCTTTGTGCCATTTGGTGGGTTCTTTTCTACACCTTCTGAGTTCAAGAGTCCCCTAAGCTGTACGAATGCTTCATCTTTAAGTCGGTGTGACTCATGCAATGAAAAGTGTGAGCAAGAAGTTGCTGATATTTTGAAGGTAGGCCCTGCTACTTCGGCATCTGGTTACTCCTCCACGAGCTTGCCTTGGTTACAAAAGGTTAATGTGGACTCAGATAGAAGATTGGATGTGGCAAAG ACtaatgaagaaaatacaagtttGAATAAGAAGATCTTCGGATTGCAAAGGAAATGGAGTGATATTTGTCAACGTCTTCATCAAAATCGATCATTACCTGAATTTGATATTACCAAAGCAAGGTTCCAAGCTACTTCCCACGAGGGGTTTCAATTTGGTCCAGGAAGTAGCAGCAAAGGTCCACTCCATAGTGAAATCCAATATCCTAATCAAATTTCCTACATGTCTAAAGTGTCACAGAGTGCATTTCCATTTAAACAGATATTACCAGTTTCAGTACCTTTTGACACTGTTAGTATCACTGATGAAGCAGACCACATACCAAAAGTTTCAAAGAGTCATATGCATGGTACTTGGATTTCTCCTTCCCCTAAGGCCAATATGAGCCTTCTTGATCCCACAACATCTTCTTCCCTGACTCCTGTGACCACAGATTTGGGATTGGGAACAATATACACATCAGCTGCTCATGAGCCAGACACACCAAAACTAAGTGATCATAAGAAGCCTCTTCATCACTTGTCAGACTCCCTTTCAACCGATTTTGATGCTATGAATGAGAGTACTTCACACCAAATCGCTAGATCTTCTTCCTGTTCTGGTCCAAATCTAGAAGGGAGATTTGAAACTGTAGATTTCAAGTCATTTTACCATCTTCTCACTGAAAAGGTTGGCTGGCAGGATGAGGCCATATATGCTATCAATCGAACTGTGTCCCGTTGTAGATCCTGCGCTGGAAAGCGTAGTAGTGGCTCACATGTTAGAGCAGACATATGGCTTGCATTTCTCGGACCAGATAGActtggaaaaagaaaagttgCATCAGCACTTGCTGAGATTTTATTTGGAAACAAACAAAGCCTAATCACTGTGGATTTGAGCTCCCAAGACAGGTCTTATCCAACAAACTCGATTTTTGAATTCCAAAATACATATTGTCATGATGTGCTTATGAGGAAGACAGTGTTGGACTATGTTGCTGGGGAGTTAAGTAAAAAGCCACATTCAGTTGTCTTTCTTGAAAATGTAGATCAAGCTGATTTCCTGGTGCAGAATAGTTTGTTCCAAGCAATAAAAACAGGTAAATTCCCATACTCACATGGAAGGGAAATCAGCATCAACAATGCAATGTTCATTGTAACCTCTAGTGTGTTTAAAGGTAGTGGCTCTTTTAGTTTGGAGGGGGATCCTAAAATGTTTCCAGAGGAAAGAATCCTAGAAGCTAAAAGATGTCAAATGCAATTATCACTTGGACATGCTTCTGAGGATGCCAAAAGGAGCGGTTGCACAAATGTGAAGGTTGCACAGAGAAAAGGGACCTCCAAAACAACATTTCTGAATAAAAGAAAGCTAATAGAAAGTGGTGATTCCAAAGAGAAAGCATCATGCAAAACATTGAAACAGGTCGGGGAGGCATCGAGGTCCTATCTGGATCTGAACATGCCTCTTGAGGAGGTTGAAGAGGGCAACAATTACAATGATTATGAAAGTGACGCCTGGTTAAATGATTTGTGTGATCAAGTTGATGAAAAAGTTGTTTTTAAGCCATTCAACTTTGATTCTATTGCTGAGAAAGTAATAAAAAGCATTGACACGCAATTTCAAAAGATGTTAGGATCAGAGTTTATACTTGAAATTGAGTATGAGGTCATGACACAGATACTTGCAGCTGCTTGGTTATCAGACAAGAAAAAAGCAGTGGAGGATTGGGTTGAACATGTTCTTGGCAGAAGCTTAGCTGAAGCTCATCAGAAGTACCGCTTTGTACCTGAATTTGTGATGAAACTGGTTAACTGTGAAAGAATTTTTTTGGAAGAACAATCTCCTGGAGTATGCCTTCCAGCTAGAATTAACTTGAACTGA